One Diospyros lotus cultivar Yz01 chromosome 1, ASM1463336v1, whole genome shotgun sequence genomic window carries:
- the LOC127809688 gene encoding protein SRC2 homolog: protein MMECVPLDITVISADDLKNVNLISKMSVYVLVSMSGDPRTKRRTPVDKNCGKNPKWNDRMSFAVDEASLSLHPNLCILFQIRSDRPLGDRDIGEVSVPIRELLDNNDPASDRLVEYQVRTPSGKPKGTLKFSYKFGEKSTALSSANNNYDEPVMAFPAHVGATSVYKPPPVAGYTPPPLYQGAPPYMHPGAYPPPPPGYGYPPPPMYACGPSGYPPAGTYGYPPQSGGYGYPPVVQPPAHQGKKKSGKGGLGLGMGAGLLGGLLVGEMISDVGEVAAYDAAFDGDF from the exons ACGTGAATCTAATATCCAAGATGAGCGTCTACGTGCTGGTGTCAATGTCCGGCGATCCCCGCACCAAGCGCAGGACTCCCGTCGACAAGAACTGCGGTAAGAACCCTAAGTGGAACGACCGCATGAGTTTTGCCGTCGacgaggcctctctctctctccaccccAATCTCTGCATCCTCTTCCAGATTCGCTCCGACCGCCCCCTTGGAGACCGTGACATCGGCGAGGTCTCCGTCCCCATCAGAGAACTCCTCGACAACAATGACCCCGCCTCTGACCGCCTTGTCGAATACcag GTCCGCACGCCGTCCGGAAAACCCAAAGGAACCTTGAAATTCTCCTACAAGTTCGGAGAAAAATCAACCGCCTTAAGCTCCGCCAACAATAATTATGACGAGCCGGTCATGGCATTTCCTGCACACGTTGGTGCCACCTCCGTTTACAAGCCACCTCCAGTAGCCGGTTACACTCCGCCACCGCTATACCAGGGGGCACCACCATATATGCACCCGGGGGCTTatcctccgccgccgccgggGTACGGGTACCCACCGCCGCCGATGTACGCCTGCGGCCCAAGTGGGTATCCTCCGGCGGGGACGTACGGATATCCGCCACAGTCGGGTGGGTACGGATACCCACCGGTGGTGCAGCCGCCGGCACACCAGGGTAAGAAGAAAAGCGGAAAAGGTGGGTTAGGCCTGGGGATGGGAGCTGGGTTGCTGGGAGGGCTTCTGGTGGGGGAGATGATttcagatgttggagaggtgGCTGCGTATGATGCTGCCTTTGATGGTGACTTCTAA